The following coding sequences lie in one Rhodopirellula bahusiensis genomic window:
- a CDS encoding aminotransferase class V-fold PLP-dependent enzyme gives MPSPPAVDSTVPESKHRIYLDHAATSWPKADGVTDAMVEFMTNVGASASRGNHASAMKASERVRSLRSKLARFVNAESADCVSFHSGCTSALNAVVHGLVGPSHDIGRGSHILTSSVEHNAVLRPMLVAAKAADARVEEVASDANGSLQVNEVIGKIDDATRLVALSHVSNVTGTVQPIAEIGEAIAEINQSRNASNRILFLCDAAQSLGYVPIDIQTLGVRALAAPAHKGCGGPPGIGMLYLSPEWHDRIQPWMQGGTGHDGRSDAMPQTMPGKLEPGTMNLPAIAGWTAAMNSMAALEDSATELAALSQQLHVGLNGIDGIQVFGRPGPLPIASLDFGPELPPDDAAAILDAEFGIEVRSGHHCAARIHRHLGTDSAGTLRISGGHGTTPEEIDAVIAAVAEIAAQITSLT, from the coding sequence ATGCCATCGCCTCCCGCCGTTGACTCGACAGTGCCCGAATCCAAACATCGCATCTATCTGGATCACGCCGCGACGTCATGGCCGAAAGCGGATGGAGTCACCGATGCGATGGTCGAGTTCATGACCAACGTTGGGGCCTCCGCTTCACGAGGCAACCACGCGTCCGCAATGAAAGCAAGCGAACGGGTCCGTTCCTTGCGATCCAAACTGGCTCGCTTCGTGAATGCCGAATCGGCTGACTGCGTCAGCTTTCACTCGGGATGCACGTCAGCATTGAACGCGGTCGTCCACGGGCTGGTTGGTCCATCGCATGACATCGGTCGGGGATCGCATATCCTGACTTCCTCGGTCGAGCACAACGCTGTCTTGCGACCCATGTTGGTCGCGGCAAAGGCAGCCGACGCAAGGGTTGAAGAAGTCGCTTCGGATGCCAACGGTTCCCTTCAAGTAAACGAGGTCATCGGAAAGATCGACGACGCAACTCGCCTCGTGGCTCTATCGCATGTGTCCAATGTGACCGGAACCGTCCAACCGATCGCTGAAATCGGCGAGGCAATCGCTGAAATCAACCAATCAAGAAACGCGTCCAATCGAATTCTGTTTTTATGTGATGCGGCCCAGTCGCTTGGCTACGTGCCGATCGATATTCAAACGCTTGGCGTGCGTGCTTTGGCCGCTCCCGCTCACAAAGGATGTGGCGGTCCGCCAGGAATCGGAATGCTTTATCTGTCACCCGAGTGGCACGACCGAATCCAGCCATGGATGCAGGGCGGAACCGGGCACGATGGTCGATCCGATGCGATGCCCCAAACCATGCCAGGAAAACTGGAACCGGGGACAATGAATCTGCCCGCCATCGCAGGATGGACGGCGGCGATGAATTCAATGGCGGCGTTGGAGGATTCTGCGACCGAACTGGCTGCATTGTCGCAGCAACTTCATGTGGGCCTGAACGGGATCGATGGGATCCAGGTGTTCGGTCGCCCAGGGCCGCTTCCGATCGCTAGCCTCGATTTTGGGCCGGAGCTTCCACCGGATGATGCCGCCGCAATCTTGGATGCGGAGTTTGGAATCGAGGTTCGCTCGGGGCATCACTGTGCCGCTCGAATTCACCGTCACCTCGGGACAGATTCCGCCGGCACGCTCCGCATCAGCGGGGGACACGGCACGACTCCCGAAGAAATCGATGCCGTGATCGCTGCAGTCGCGGAAATCGCCGCTCAAATCACATCTCTGACTTGA
- the nadA gene encoding quinolinate synthase NadA: protein MVDLPTTTPPEQPTTGNDEMDALHPLKPYRSLENEVLQKRIEAVRKELGEELLILGHHYQQDEVIEHTDLRGDSYQLSEMAAKSQACRTIVFCGVHFMAETADILANRPDRIEARDGRRVDVLLPDMAAGCSMADMAAIAQVEAAWADMSEVIDTEQVIPVTYINSAASLKAFCGRHGGIVCTSSNAKAVLEWAFERGQRVFFFPDQHLGRNTALTMDITEDQMPVWDPYALEMGGNTDEQIESSRVILWKGHCSVHQMFRAEHVDRFRKEHEGIQILVHPECPREVNDIADVSGSTGKIIQTVKNSPAGTKWAIGTELHLVNRLKDEHPEQEIHFLSPVVCMCATMYRIDLTHLCWTLENLRDGRLVNQIRVDEETTKWSLIALERMLAVK from the coding sequence ATGGTCGATTTGCCAACCACCACGCCTCCCGAACAACCCACGACCGGAAACGATGAGATGGATGCGCTGCATCCTTTGAAACCGTACCGATCGTTGGAAAACGAGGTCCTTCAGAAACGCATCGAAGCAGTTCGGAAAGAACTCGGCGAGGAACTGTTGATCCTGGGCCACCACTATCAACAAGACGAGGTGATCGAGCACACCGACTTGCGAGGCGACAGTTACCAGTTGTCCGAGATGGCTGCGAAAAGCCAAGCCTGCCGCACGATCGTTTTCTGCGGCGTTCACTTCATGGCAGAAACAGCGGACATCTTGGCCAACCGTCCGGATCGAATCGAAGCTCGCGACGGCCGACGAGTCGACGTTCTGCTGCCCGACATGGCGGCGGGTTGCTCGATGGCTGACATGGCCGCGATCGCTCAGGTCGAAGCGGCTTGGGCCGACATGTCCGAAGTGATCGATACCGAACAAGTCATTCCGGTCACGTACATCAACAGCGCTGCCAGCCTGAAAGCGTTCTGCGGTCGGCATGGCGGAATCGTCTGCACCAGCAGCAATGCAAAAGCGGTTTTGGAATGGGCGTTTGAACGCGGCCAGCGAGTGTTCTTCTTCCCCGATCAACACCTTGGTCGTAACACAGCCCTGACGATGGACATCACCGAAGACCAAATGCCGGTCTGGGATCCCTACGCATTGGAAATGGGCGGCAACACCGACGAACAAATCGAATCGAGCCGAGTGATCCTGTGGAAGGGTCACTGCAGCGTGCACCAAATGTTCCGCGCCGAACACGTTGATCGGTTCCGCAAAGAACACGAAGGCATCCAGATCCTGGTTCACCCCGAATGCCCCCGCGAAGTCAACGACATCGCCGACGTCAGCGGCAGCACGGGCAAGATCATTCAAACGGTCAAGAACTCACCGGCGGGGACCAAGTGGGCTATCGGGACAGAGTTGCACTTGGTCAATCGCTTGAAGGACGAGCACCCTGAGCAAGAGATTCACTTCCTAAGTCCAGTCGTCTGCATGTGCGCGACCATGTACCGAATCGACCTGACGCACCTTTGTTGGACCCTGGAAAACTTGCGAGACGGCCGGCTGGTCAATCAAATTCGTGTGGATGAAGAGACCACCAAGTGGAGCTTGATCGCGTTGGAACGAATGTTGGCGGTGAAATGA
- a CDS encoding DUF423 domain-containing protein, protein MTSAKPYEATSPSEQVTTLTETESQSGRTGMIVAGLAGASAVGIGAFGAHGLPGFLEQSGLDPDTIARRVEQFETGARYHLAHAIVLLALAIAPLRWSGWLRAIRALMVAGLVFFSGSLYLLVLTNTPVMGAITPIGGVCWIVGWLMFVGCRDSSTSR, encoded by the coding sequence ATGACATCTGCCAAGCCGTATGAGGCGACCTCTCCATCAGAGCAAGTCACAACATTGACCGAGACGGAATCTCAATCGGGTCGAACTGGAATGATCGTGGCGGGGTTGGCCGGTGCGTCCGCAGTGGGAATCGGTGCCTTCGGTGCTCACGGGTTGCCGGGCTTTCTCGAGCAATCCGGATTGGATCCCGATACGATCGCTCGCCGAGTCGAGCAATTTGAAACGGGAGCCCGATACCACTTGGCTCACGCGATCGTGTTATTGGCCTTGGCGATTGCTCCTTTGCGGTGGTCCGGATGGCTGCGGGCGATCCGTGCTCTGATGGTGGCGGGTCTGGTTTTCTTTTCCGGCAGTTTGTATTTGCTGGTTTTGACCAACACGCCCGTGATGGGTGCGATCACCCCAATCGGCGGCGTTTGCTGGATTGTGGGATGGTTGATGTTTGTGGGCTGCCGTGACTCGTCGACAAGTCGATGA
- a CDS encoding aspartate carbamoyltransferase catalytic subunit, which translates to MDASLSPDQLSFPAVWRHPHLLDLERLTAAEILAILRTADELKTMTEGCRRKVPLLTGRTCANLFFENSTRTRNSFSLAAKRLGADTVEFSSSGSSVAKGETFVDTAKTIEAMGVDWVVTRHSTPGTPHLLARELGCCVLNAGDGPHEHPTQGLLDMLTILQHRIGSDWKSESADPEKVFAGMTVALVGDIAHSRTARSNLWGLRKLGAHVIICGPPTLVSHRWEELGFEVAHRLDEIVHRCDVLNLLRIQFERQKARPFPSVYEYAALYAMNGQRLRHAKPDILIMAPGPINRGVEITPEVADGPHSVILEQVTNGIAVRMASLWLLANAKDNADASTETLA; encoded by the coding sequence ATGGACGCATCGCTCTCACCCGATCAATTGTCATTTCCGGCCGTTTGGCGGCATCCTCACCTATTGGATTTGGAACGGCTCACCGCAGCTGAGATCCTCGCGATCTTGCGCACCGCGGATGAGCTGAAGACGATGACCGAAGGTTGTCGTCGCAAGGTTCCGCTGCTGACCGGAAGAACGTGTGCCAATCTGTTCTTCGAGAACAGCACTCGCACGCGAAACAGTTTCTCATTGGCCGCGAAACGACTGGGTGCCGACACGGTCGAATTCAGCAGTAGTGGCAGCAGCGTCGCGAAAGGCGAGACGTTCGTCGACACGGCGAAGACCATCGAAGCGATGGGTGTCGACTGGGTTGTGACGCGTCACTCGACACCGGGAACGCCCCATTTGCTCGCCCGAGAACTGGGTTGCTGCGTGCTCAACGCGGGCGATGGACCGCACGAGCATCCCACGCAGGGTTTGCTGGACATGCTGACGATCCTCCAGCATCGCATTGGATCCGATTGGAAGTCCGAGTCCGCCGACCCGGAAAAAGTGTTCGCCGGAATGACGGTGGCTTTGGTTGGCGACATCGCCCACAGCCGCACTGCACGAAGCAACCTTTGGGGCCTCCGAAAGCTGGGGGCTCACGTCATCATTTGTGGCCCACCCACGCTGGTCAGCCATCGCTGGGAAGAACTTGGGTTCGAAGTCGCTCACCGGCTCGATGAAATCGTTCATCGCTGTGACGTTTTGAATCTGCTTCGCATCCAATTTGAACGTCAAAAAGCTCGTCCGTTCCCCAGCGTTTACGAATACGCCGCCCTGTATGCCATGAATGGCCAACGACTGCGGCATGCCAAACCAGACATCCTGATCATGGCTCCCGGCCCCATCAATCGCGGCGTCGAAATCACACCGGAAGTCGCCGACGGACCGCATTCCGTGATCCTCGAGCAAGTCACCAATGGGATTGCCGTCCGCATGGCCTCACTTTGGCTGCTCGCCAACGCGAAAGACAACGCCGACGCCTCCACGGAGACCCTCGCATGA